A portion of the Sulfuricurvum kujiense DSM 16994 genome contains these proteins:
- the glmS gene encoding glutamine--fructose-6-phosphate transaminase (isomerizing) has protein sequence MCGIVGYIGVKPVKKILIDGLRELEYRGYDSAGIAVLQEGHFSLFKAVGKLVNLEEKAQNYESTGFSVGIGHTRWATHGKPTELNAHPHLGQNSYVVHNGIIENYQELKTMLTAQGIQFLSQTDTEVIVHLFEYQLKTAATPFEAFQQTLSQLHGAYAILLVNADAEGTIFFAKHGSPMIIGRNRENETLFGSSDAALIGKCHEVIYLEDGHYGYASADSVALFDENNNPVVLRYTPLSENKLSAQKEGFRFFMEKEIYEQSRVLADTLLGRLRDESIYFEELDNNLFEGINEIKLCACGTSYHAALVASYLFERHSKIRVSVEIASEFRYREPFLTADTLFIVISQSGETADTLESLKMAKRSGLKTMVICNVDNSSMVRLADASILTRAGIEKGVASTKAFATQVCVLWMLSLFLGGARKTLATEEIKRQIHLLRALPSTVNVENVLHEQLRRLSKRYLHGHGFFFIGRDVFYPLALEGALKLKEISYLHAEGYPSGEMKHGPIALADPELFTIALLPQHMLYDKTKSNIEELSARDSTICSISPLDFDKADDHIRTHLHEDYMLEFFEMMVVLQLLSMEIAIRLGNDVDMPRNLAKSVTVE, from the coding sequence ATGTGCGGTATTGTTGGCTACATCGGAGTCAAACCGGTTAAAAAAATATTGATCGACGGACTTCGCGAGCTTGAATACCGCGGTTATGATTCTGCAGGAATCGCCGTATTGCAAGAAGGCCATTTCTCTCTTTTCAAAGCGGTAGGGAAACTGGTCAATCTCGAAGAAAAAGCCCAAAACTATGAGAGTACGGGATTCTCTGTCGGGATCGGTCATACCCGCTGGGCAACACACGGCAAACCGACCGAGCTTAATGCCCATCCTCATCTAGGGCAAAACTCCTACGTTGTCCATAACGGTATTATCGAAAATTACCAAGAACTCAAAACGATGTTGACCGCTCAGGGAATACAGTTTTTAAGCCAAACCGATACGGAAGTGATCGTTCATCTTTTCGAATATCAGCTCAAAACAGCTGCCACTCCGTTTGAAGCGTTTCAACAAACCCTTTCCCAACTTCACGGAGCTTATGCGATTTTGCTCGTCAATGCCGATGCGGAGGGGACAATTTTCTTCGCCAAACACGGTTCACCGATGATTATCGGCCGCAACCGCGAAAATGAAACCCTTTTCGGCTCTTCCGATGCCGCGCTCATCGGCAAATGCCATGAAGTCATCTATCTCGAAGACGGCCATTACGGCTATGCATCCGCCGATAGCGTTGCCCTTTTTGACGAAAATAACAATCCGGTAGTTCTCCGATACACTCCCCTTTCCGAAAATAAACTCTCTGCCCAAAAAGAGGGATTCCGATTTTTCATGGAAAAAGAGATTTACGAGCAAAGCCGAGTCCTCGCCGATACATTGCTTGGACGGTTACGGGATGAAAGCATCTATTTTGAAGAGCTTGATAATAACCTGTTTGAGGGGATAAATGAGATCAAACTCTGCGCATGCGGCACCAGCTATCATGCCGCTCTCGTTGCCAGCTATCTGTTTGAACGCCACTCAAAAATCCGTGTATCCGTTGAAATCGCCAGCGAATTTCGCTATCGCGAACCGTTTTTGACCGCGGATACCCTCTTTATCGTCATCAGTCAAAGCGGTGAAACCGCCGACACGCTAGAGAGCCTCAAAATGGCCAAACGCAGCGGCCTTAAAACAATGGTGATCTGTAACGTAGACAATTCCTCTATGGTACGTCTTGCTGATGCCTCTATTCTCACCCGTGCGGGAATCGAAAAAGGGGTCGCGTCTACCAAAGCATTCGCTACCCAAGTCTGCGTACTCTGGATGCTTAGCCTCTTCCTTGGAGGGGCAAGAAAAACACTTGCAACCGAAGAGATCAAACGACAAATCCATCTCTTACGCGCCCTCCCCTCAACCGTCAATGTCGAGAATGTTTTGCATGAGCAGCTGCGCCGTCTCTCTAAACGCTACCTTCACGGACACGGCTTCTTTTTTATCGGACGTGATGTTTTCTATCCTCTGGCGCTTGAGGGGGCATTAAAACTCAAAGAGATCTCCTATCTGCATGCGGAAGGGTATCCGAGCGGTGAGATGAAGCACGGTCCGATCGCTCTTGCCGATCCCGAACTTTTCACCATTGCCCTGCTTCCGCAGCATATGCTTTACGATAAAACCAAAAGCAATATTGAAGAGCTCAGTGCACGCGATTCGACAATCTGCTCCATCAGCCCTCTCGATTTTGACAAAGCAGATGATCATATCCGGACCCATTTACATGAAGATTATATGCTCGAATTTTTTGAGATGATGGTCGTCTTGCAGCTCCTGTCCATGGAGATCGCTATCCGTCTGGGCAATGACGTCGATATGCCTCGAAACCTTGCAAAAAGCGTTACGGTCGAATAA